In Natrinema amylolyticum, the following are encoded in one genomic region:
- a CDS encoding PQQ-binding-like beta-propeller repeat protein translates to MKRRAYLAGTVPLLTAGWTSLAETDDAAPTFVGTDEWPTDGYDLARTGVSPQSDPVSLSSDRRWSVEIGSEIRSTPIVVDGRVYVHDRGAGKTASLDEHTGEVLWKRPTGGRNHLAAPALDDERVYLNGSGDRTVLALDAETGDTEWTFSTAHGSRSIASADETVFVGSNDEGRALIALEAETGRERWSVDVGSELFGPPAIVDGTVYAGSTNSRVLALDADDGTERWRFDASGGVVAAPTVRHGTVYVGTQSGLVHALDRETGTEEWNTGTDGLGMLYPSPAVDDDLLVVGTWNTGEVRAFDPHSGREQWRADDLEQIVYVTAPVIAGDRVYFGSDDGLHAVDRDTGEHREKLQADAAGGMQSSPAVVNDTVYVGDNEGTVHAVSKTE, encoded by the coding sequence ATGAAACGAAGGGCGTACCTAGCGGGAACGGTCCCTCTCTTGACGGCCGGATGGACGTCACTCGCCGAGACGGACGACGCCGCTCCGACGTTCGTCGGGACGGACGAGTGGCCCACCGACGGATACGACCTGGCGCGGACGGGCGTGAGTCCACAGTCCGACCCGGTTTCGCTCTCGTCGGATCGGCGCTGGTCGGTCGAGATCGGCAGCGAGATACGGTCCACGCCGATCGTCGTCGACGGACGGGTGTACGTCCACGACAGGGGCGCGGGGAAAACGGCTTCCCTCGACGAGCACACCGGAGAAGTGCTCTGGAAGCGCCCCACCGGTGGAAGAAACCATCTCGCAGCGCCAGCACTCGACGACGAGCGCGTGTACCTGAACGGCAGCGGTGACCGGACGGTGCTCGCGCTGGACGCGGAGACGGGTGACACGGAGTGGACCTTTTCGACCGCACACGGGTCTCGTTCGATCGCGTCTGCCGACGAGACCGTCTTCGTCGGCAGCAACGACGAGGGCAGGGCGCTCATTGCTCTCGAGGCCGAGACCGGGCGAGAGCGGTGGTCGGTCGACGTCGGTAGCGAACTCTTCGGGCCGCCAGCGATCGTCGACGGAACCGTCTACGCCGGCTCGACGAACAGCCGGGTGCTCGCGTTAGATGCTGATGACGGTACTGAACGCTGGCGATTCGACGCGAGCGGTGGCGTCGTCGCAGCGCCGACCGTTCGCCACGGGACCGTGTACGTCGGGACCCAGAGCGGCCTCGTCCACGCGCTCGACCGGGAAACCGGGACGGAGGAGTGGAACACTGGGACCGACGGACTGGGAATGCTGTACCCGTCACCCGCGGTCGACGACGACCTACTGGTGGTCGGAACGTGGAACACGGGCGAGGTTCGAGCGTTCGATCCGCACTCGGGACGAGAACAGTGGCGGGCGGACGATCTCGAGCAGATCGTGTACGTGACGGCTCCGGTCATCGCCGGCGATCGCGTCTACTTTGGGTCCGATGACGGATTGCACGCCGTCGATCGCGACACGGGCGAGCACCGCGAGAAGCTGCAAGCGGACGCGGCGGGAGGAATGCAATCGTCGCCCGCAGTCGTCAACGACACGGTGTACGTCGGCGACAACGAGGGTACTGTCCACGCAGTCTCGAAAACGGAGTAA
- a CDS encoding pyruvoyl-dependent arginine decarboxylase — translation MSTIRVVWGAASAPTAMASYDAALAEAGVENYNLVSVSSVIPAGVDVEAVGTAPDLGPAGERLTVVEARATTAGPGRVSAALAWAQSVDDGPGLFYETAGEMDRADVERRVREGLAAGRDLRDWTFADPRVAVESRQAESGVHTTAVVLAVYGESEPILSD, via the coding sequence ATGAGCACGATTCGAGTCGTCTGGGGGGCCGCGTCGGCGCCCACGGCGATGGCCTCCTACGACGCGGCCCTCGCGGAGGCCGGCGTCGAGAACTACAACCTCGTCTCGGTCTCCTCCGTGATCCCGGCCGGCGTCGACGTCGAGGCCGTCGGTACCGCGCCCGATCTCGGCCCCGCCGGCGAGCGACTGACGGTCGTCGAGGCTCGAGCGACCACTGCCGGTCCCGGCCGCGTGAGCGCGGCGCTGGCGTGGGCGCAGTCCGTCGACGACGGCCCGGGCCTGTTCTACGAGACGGCGGGCGAGATGGATCGCGCAGACGTCGAACGCCGGGTCCGCGAGGGCCTGGCCGCGGGTCGGGACCTTCGCGACTGGACGTTCGCCGACCCGCGAGTCGCCGTCGAGAGCCGGCAGGCCGAGTCGGGAGTGCACACGACGGCGGTCGTGCTCGCGGTCTACGGCGAGAGCGAACCGATCCTCTCAGATTGA
- a CDS encoding DUF5811 family protein: MNGNTPYAGLPGETGAGQRAAADVPDLSNTQKRLLHRDVSRIAARTREFLPNEYVVDADVSSGMTGPEVIVAVRPPVGHAVSAGFTPDLEEAAAAEEVITADERDEVARGLAASAALQVKQAISNNVRPTGK; the protein is encoded by the coding sequence ATGAACGGAAATACGCCGTACGCAGGGCTACCGGGCGAGACTGGTGCTGGGCAGCGTGCAGCGGCGGACGTTCCTGACCTCTCGAATACCCAGAAACGACTGCTTCACCGCGACGTCTCGCGGATCGCCGCCCGCACGCGCGAGTTCCTCCCCAACGAATACGTCGTCGACGCCGACGTCTCGAGCGGCATGACCGGCCCGGAGGTCATCGTCGCCGTCCGACCGCCGGTCGGCCACGCCGTCTCCGCCGGCTTCACGCCCGACTTGGAGGAGGCGGCGGCCGCCGAGGAGGTCATCACCGCCGACGAACGCGACGAAGTCGCTCGCGGGCTCGCGGCGAGTGCGGCCCTGCAGGTGAAACAGGCGATCAGCAACAACGTGCGGCCGACCGGGAAGTAG
- a CDS encoding DUF6276 family protein produces the protein MACSECGSPAISFAVPEGYRTDAPSAAAVVSFCTHCLTLEPAPRADRDGTDEATAPTDPDFSRVSDAFPTRPERAVPLALALGLCSSLATNRTAIELLLREVEGAGGDPLLILERLDDDPSVEPAIDLERRIHQLEQLLY, from the coding sequence ATGGCCTGCTCCGAGTGCGGTTCGCCCGCGATCTCGTTTGCCGTTCCGGAGGGGTACCGCACGGACGCGCCGTCGGCGGCCGCCGTCGTTTCGTTCTGTACGCACTGTCTGACCCTCGAGCCGGCCCCGCGAGCGGACCGCGACGGTACCGACGAGGCGACGGCACCCACCGATCCCGATTTCTCGCGCGTCAGCGACGCCTTCCCTACCCGGCCCGAGCGCGCGGTTCCGCTCGCGCTCGCGCTCGGCCTATGCTCGTCGCTCGCGACGAACCGCACCGCGATCGAGCTCCTGCTCAGGGAGGTCGAAGGGGCCGGCGGCGACCCGCTCCTGATACTCGAGCGACTCGACGACGATCCGTCGGTCGAGCCGGCGATCGACCTCGAGCGACGGATCCATCAGCTCGAGCAGTTGCTCTACTGA
- a CDS encoding V-type ATP synthase subunit D, with protein sequence MANDVKPTRKNLMAIEDRIELSERGHSTLEKKRDGLIMEFMDILDKAQDVRGDLAEDYEDAQKKINMARAMEGDVAVRGAASALQEHPEITTESKNIMGVVVPQIESSRVSKSLDQRGYGIMGTSARIDEAAEAYEDLLESIILAAEVETAMKKMLREIETTKRRVNALEFKLLPDLYDNQEYIEQKLEEQEREETFRLKKIKEKKEAEEKAEREAEQAAEAEEAEAKQEELEDIQPDTAAQSPAANQ encoded by the coding sequence ATGGCCAACGACGTCAAGCCCACCCGCAAGAACTTGATGGCGATCGAGGATCGCATCGAGCTCTCCGAGCGGGGACACAGCACGCTCGAGAAGAAACGCGACGGGCTGATCATGGAGTTCATGGACATTCTGGACAAGGCCCAAGACGTCCGCGGCGACCTCGCAGAGGACTACGAGGACGCCCAGAAGAAGATCAACATGGCCCGCGCGATGGAGGGCGACGTCGCGGTCCGCGGTGCCGCATCGGCGCTGCAGGAACACCCCGAGATCACCACCGAGTCCAAGAACATCATGGGTGTCGTCGTCCCGCAGATCGAGTCCTCTCGAGTCTCCAAGAGCCTCGATCAGCGCGGCTACGGGATCATGGGCACCTCCGCCCGCATCGACGAGGCCGCCGAGGCCTACGAGGATCTCTTGGAGAGCATCATCCTCGCCGCCGAGGTCGAGACGGCGATGAAGAAGATGCTCCGAGAGATCGAGACAACCAAGCGCCGCGTCAACGCCCTCGAGTTCAAGCTCCTGCCGGACCTGTACGACAATCAGGAGTACATCGAGCAGAAACTCGAGGAACAGGAACGCGAGGAGACGTTCCGCCTGAAGAAGATCAAGGAGAAGAAGGAAGCCGAGGAGAAGGCGGAGCGAGAGGCCGAGCAAGCCGCCGAGGCCGAGGAGGCCGAAGCGAAACAGGAGGAACTCGAGGACATTCAGCCGGACACCGCCGCACAGTCGCCCGCGGCCAACCAGTAA
- a CDS encoding zinc ribbon domain-containing protein: MRDDDRGCPKCDHTETEIDEISTTGSGLSKMFDIQNRRFHVVSCTNCGYSELYKGQSSGDMVDLFLG, translated from the coding sequence ATGAGAGACGATGATCGCGGCTGTCCGAAGTGCGACCACACGGAGACCGAAATCGACGAGATCTCGACGACTGGAAGCGGGCTGTCCAAGATGTTCGACATCCAAAACCGGCGTTTCCACGTCGTCAGCTGTACGAACTGTGGCTACTCGGAACTCTACAAGGGGCAGTCGTCGGGCGACATGGTCGACCTGTTTCTCGGCTGA